The DNA segment CTAATTGGGTCAGTATCCACTTCCGGATTCGAAGTTGGAGCCGGAACCTGCCTTGAAGTTTGATCTAGGGGGTAGCAACCACCTGCGGAGAAACAGAGAGTATTTGTTCCTCCTGGAGTAGCGCGAACCCAAGCTTCATCAATCTGCCGTTCCCGAAAATTACGATAATTTGTTATTGCTGTGTCTTCACCTGCTTCTAAAATGCGACTCCAAGGTGTTTTAACCAACTCATTTCCTATCCATGTCCATTCTGCTGTTTCAACTTTCAGAGTCTGACCATTGATAGTGATAACCGAACTATCATCCTCTGCCTTGATCCTTTGCAACTCTTCCTCACTCAAATCAACACCTCGAACTAACGCAGAAAAAATCGCGCCTTCATCTCCCGGGCTATCCGAATCATTCAATTGCCGATCAATAGCGTGTCCAATTTCTTCTAAGACAACACTAATGATCACTTCACCATTGTCATCATTCTGAGTGATAAATTCCTGAGACAGGAAAATCGTATTAAGCGCTGCTGAATAAGCCCCATTTGCTCCTTTTAGGTTTGAGGACGATTCAAGCTCAACAGGAGGGAGCGCACTAAAATCTCCTACCTCCCAAGCAGCTTTAATCCTTGTCGTGTCAATTTCTTCGCCAAATGCTGTCTGCATACTGACCTCGAAATTTGGATGGACAGCAAACTGGCTTAACAAATCCTGAACTGAATTAAAAAGTTTTCCTGTAGGGAATGAATTGTCAGTAATATTGAGAGAACTATCCAACAATAATTCATTGCTCCAACCCACGATAGGATCTTGTTTACTCATCACTAACTCACGGCAGAACATCTACCTCAATCTCGGAGGAATCGATGAATACCGCGCCTCCACTGTATGTGTAGATTTTATAGGCAGTCTTATATAGCCCTTAACTGCAGCCTGATATGATGCAGATTCCAGCTTTCTTCCTGATTGATAAAGGACTATACTTTCCTATCTAGATCCTAGATCGGAAAATCCTGACAGCAGTTAGTTATGTGATAAAAGTATATGCAGCCTCATTAAATGTACTCAAAAATTGCTTCAAGTTGATAGCCTTAATCCTTTTTTTATTGTTGCCGATGGATAAAAGTTGAGTTCAGCCACTGGTAAAAAATTGTCTGCTTGTGTCGATAACAAGTAAACTACGTTAAAAAAGCACTTGCACCCAATTCCATGGATGACATTCAGATTCCAATTTTAGATTTAACCCTACAATATCAAGACATTCAAAATGAAATTCAAGAAGCGATTGATCGAGTGTTACGCTCCGGTCGCTTTATTCTGGGAGAAGAAGTAGCTGATTTTGAGCAAGCTGTTGCCGATTATCTTGGGGTGAAGCACGCCATTGGGGTTAATTCCGGAACTGATGCCCTAATCATTAGTTTACGCAGTTTGGGCATTGGCAAAGGGGATGAAGTCATTACAACGCCGTTTAGCTTTTTTGCTACTGCAGAATCGATTAGTCAAGTTGGCGCGACTCCGATTTTTGTGGATGTGGAATTAGAAACCTTTAATCTTAATCCCCGTAAAATTGTTCAAAAAATTACCCCTAACACCAAAGCCATCTTGCCTGTCCATTTATATGGCAATCCCGCAGCAATGGCACAAATTGCAGAGATTGCTAAAACCTATAACTTAAAAGTAATCGAAGATTGTGCGCAATCGTTTGGGGCAAAATATGAAGCTGATTGTGTGACGTGTCAACAAGCATGTTCCGAAACCATGCGTTTAGCTCAACAAGGGAAATTTACGGGAACGATTGGCGATATGGGAGCATTTTCCTTTTTTCCCACAAAGAATTTAGGGGCTTATGGTGATGGTGGGTTAATCGTTACAGATGATGACCATCTTGCTGAGTTAGCGAGGATGTTACGCGTGCATGGGGAACATCAGAAATATCATAATGAAATGTTCGGTTATAATTCCCGACTCGATGCCCTACAAGCCGCCATTCTCAAAGTGAAGTTAAAGTATATTGACCAATGGAATGAACAGCGACGACGAGTGGCGCAAGCTTATAATGAGCGGTTAAGTGCTCTGGAAAATCTGGTTACGCCAACCCTCAATAAAGGTCATGTTTTCCATCAGTATACCGTCAGAGTTTTAGAGGGAAAACGGGATCAGTTACGGGAAAATCTCAGTGCAGCAGGGATTGCAACCATGGTTTATTACCCGGTTTCCCAAGACCAGTTGCCGGTTTATGAGGGTCAATATGAAAAACTTCCTGTCAGTGAAGCCTTAACTCAGGAAGTTCTGAGTTTACCGATTTGGCCCGAACTCACCACTGCTCAAATTGACACCATTACTCAGGCGATTAAAACGCACTTGGCTTAGTTTTCGTTGTTACCGCCAACAACGACCTCTTTAATTCGTAAACTGGGACCCCCGCAGCCCACGGGTAAACCACTTTGTCCGCCTTTGCCACAACCGCCCGATTCATCCCAATAGAAGTCATTGCCAATGGCTTCGATATTGGCAAGGGTTTTGAAGACATTGCCGGAGAGGGTAACATCGCGCACCGGTTCGGCAAGTTTGCCATTGCGAATCATCCAGGCTTCCCCCGCAGAAAAGGTAAACATTTCGCCGTTGGTCATCCCTCCCAACCAGTTTTTGGCATAGACTCCCACGGGAATATCTTGCAATAATTGTTCGACGGGGGTTTCTCCCCGTTCAATCCAAGTGTTGGTCATGCGGACAAGGGGTGGATATTGATAGTCTAGGCAGCGAGCATTCCCCGTGGGACGTTCCCCTAATTTCCCTGCTGTTTCTCTCGAATGGAGTCGCCCCACTAACACCCCATCTTGAATCAGTTGCGTAGTTTCGGCGGGCGTTCCCTCATCATCCACTTGGTAACTCCCCCGATGTCCGGGAGGTGCTGCACCATCAAAAATCTGCAGGTTGCGGGGACCAAATTGTCGTCCCATCGTCATTACGTCTAATAAATCCGGGTTTTCATAGGTCATATCCGCTTCCGAGAGATGACCAAAGGCTTCATGGACAAATAACCCGCTGAGAATGGGATCAATGACAACGGTGTAAGTATCGCCAGTCACTGTCGGGAGACTCAGGTTTTTAACCGCCCTTTCTGCTGCGGTAATGACTTGCTGATCCAAATTCAGTAAATCCTGCCAGCCTTGACGAGACCCAGTGGTTTCCCGTCCGGTTTGTACCATTTCTCCGTCGCGCGCGATTGGACTCCGTCCATGCTTCGCAAACGCGCTAAATCTTGCCTCCAGATCCGTCCAACTTTGTTCCACTAATGTCCCTTCTGAGGTGGCAATTGTAACCCGTTGCGTGATGTCGCTATAACTCACACTGGTGGTGGTAATCCGGGGATCATACCCCTGCAAAAGCTGGTTGTAGTGATCGCAGAGGGCTTTTTTGTCAGCTAAGGGAATGTCTCGGGGATCGCCTGCGGGTAATGGCAGGGTGTAAACCCCTTCTATCGTGGGCACAGGGGCTAATGTCGTCTTTTGGGTCCCCACTAATCGGGCTGCCGCGATCGCGTCTTCTAGGCGCTCTTTCAGGGCGCTGAGGCGGTTAAAACTGGCAAACCCCCAACCCCCTTTATAGCAAACCCGCACTTGTCCCCCCACTGCCACTTCTTCACTCAGGGTTTCAATTTGATTGCCACGCAGGAGAATATCGGTGCTGTCTGATTCTTCCACGCGAATGAGAATAAAATCAGCGCGATCGCGATAGTTTTGAATAAAATCAGATAGGAGAGAGCGATAATTAGTCATTCGTTCTTTGTTGTTTGATTGATTGTATAAACTAGGCATCACGATAGGGCAACTCAACATCGCCCAAACGCGATCGCGCTTAACCGACAAGCTAATCATCATTTAATGGGTATCGAGTCATTAATTCCTCAAAAGTATAGGGACATTTTTTAGGGAGATCGAGTTGATATTCTCGCAAAACCCCTCGTCTGGCTCTTTCATATTGTTTAGGAAGATCGAGTTTATTCAAAAGAGTCTGAGTTAATCTATCTTCAATTTCATCTTGAAAATTATCCACTTCTTTGAGCCAATGATTACGAGGATAAATTTCTTGAGAATAATCCAGTTTGAGTCTGTGTTCGATAAGCCGTTTCAAGAAACGATTCACAGCGTTAAGTTTCTCATTTCCCAAGTCTTCTATCTCCTCTTTGAGATGTTCCCAATCAAGGGCTTCAATATTATGTTCCTCTAAAGCGCTTGCTTGAATCTTGGTCCATTCAAAAAAATCTGTTTCGTAAAGGTTAGTCATCGTTATTAGTCATTAGTCATTAGTCATTAGTCACTGGTCACTGCTTATGAAAGCGAATCCCGAGAAAAATATCGTAAATAAAGCCAAAGAACTCTTTTTTCCCGGCTAATAATCCTAACGACTGATAAGACCCCTTCTCGTCTAGTAAAGGCTTCATTTGATAGTAAGCCGGTTGATACTTATACCAGGGAATTGACGGCCAAAGATGATGGACCAGATGATAATTTTGCCCACAAATCAGCCAATTGAGAATCTTACTGGGATAAACCCGGGCATTTTTCCAGCGATCGCGTTCTTGAAAAGGACGATGGGGAAGATAGTCAAAAAATAAGCCTAACATCCACCCGACGACCAATGCTGCCGCAAACCAATAATTCA comes from the Cyanobacteria bacterium GSL.Bin1 genome and includes:
- a CDS encoding erythromycin biosynthesis sensory transduction protein eryC1, with the protein product MQIPILDLTLQYQDIQNEIQEAIDRVLRSGRFILGEEVADFEQAVADYLGVKHAIGVNSGTDALIISLRSLGIGKGDEVITTPFSFFATAESISQVGATPIFVDVELETFNLNPRKIVQKITPNTKAILPVHLYGNPAAMAQIAEIAKTYNLKVIEDCAQSFGAKYEADCVTCQQACSETMRLAQQGKFTGTIGDMGAFSFFPTKNLGAYGDGGLIVTDDDHLAELARMLRVHGEHQKYHNEMFGYNSRLDALQAAILKVKLKYIDQWNEQRRRVAQAYNERLSALENLVTPTLNKGHVFHQYTVRVLEGKRDQLRENLSAAGIATMVYYPVSQDQLPVYEGQYEKLPVSEALTQEVLSLPIWPELTTAQIDTITQAIKTHLA
- a CDS encoding DUF29 family protein; amino-acid sequence: MTNLYETDFFEWTKIQASALEEHNIEALDWEHLKEEIEDLGNEKLNAVNRFLKRLIEHRLKLDYSQEIYPRNHWLKEVDNFQDEIEDRLTQTLLNKLDLPKQYERARRGVLREYQLDLPKKCPYTFEELMTRYPLNDD